In a genomic window of Mycolicibacter heraklionensis:
- a CDS encoding heme oxygenase (biliverdin-producing), which translates to MPLKAPVEPDAVRSLSTAMREGSQAAHDAAEASPFVSELMSGKVNEQGYVDYLLRLRRVYAALEAAVRARRDDALVASVYDPALERLSAIEADLQFWAGGPVADVDSPAAQAYCDRIAAASNSDLLAHHYTRYLGDLSGGQAIGRVLDRTFELGGAGLSFYEFPVRAKPYKDAYRARLDGLGLAPDEIARVVDEVRLAFGLNQDLFDELAQNLASYYRES; encoded by the coding sequence ATGCCGCTGAAGGCCCCGGTTGAACCCGATGCCGTCCGATCACTGTCCACCGCAATGCGGGAAGGATCGCAAGCGGCACACGACGCTGCCGAGGCCTCGCCGTTTGTGTCAGAACTGATGAGCGGCAAGGTCAACGAACAGGGCTACGTCGACTACTTGTTGCGGTTGCGGAGGGTCTACGCCGCACTGGAGGCCGCGGTGCGGGCGCGACGTGACGACGCACTCGTCGCGTCGGTGTACGACCCTGCGCTGGAACGGCTGTCGGCGATCGAGGCCGACCTGCAGTTCTGGGCCGGGGGGCCCGTCGCGGATGTCGATTCACCCGCCGCGCAGGCCTATTGCGACCGGATTGCGGCCGCCTCGAACAGCGACTTGCTGGCCCACCACTACACGCGCTACCTCGGGGATCTCTCCGGCGGCCAGGCGATCGGACGCGTGCTGGACCGCACGTTCGAGCTCGGCGGCGCCGGCCTGTCGTTCTACGAGTTCCCGGTGCGGGCGAAACCGTACAAGGACGCCTACCGTGCCCGTCTCGACGGGCTCGGCCTGGCGCCCGACGAAATCGCTCGCGTGGTCGATGAGGTCAGGCTCGCGTTCGGCCTGAACCAGGACTTGTTCGACGAGCTGGCCCAGAACCTGGCGTCCTATTACCGCGAATCCTGA
- a CDS encoding helix-turn-helix domain-containing protein produces MVLLSPADRAHHWVERTIFSSVSAPDTTSRRVSTDPSRRGVLEAGFQLIDAVARVSEGLCITELARVTDLPKTTAHRLARQLVEVGALERIGDRYVVGDSVLRWGKVRPSGGRLYTAAYLPVRRLGQLSGALTGVIEDSPDGPNVVVHYSRDGVPFTVDPSSTQWHHTAVARLFALGIGKSGMVAYDRGDVMPGLSCVAVSLRLKDHIPAAVAALYFRPDLPPAAASMAIATARTIQRNWALPHSASA; encoded by the coding sequence ATGGTTCTGTTGTCCCCCGCCGATAGGGCCCATCACTGGGTCGAGCGGACTATATTTTCTTCCGTGTCGGCGCCAGACACCACGTCTCGACGGGTCAGTACCGACCCGTCGAGACGTGGTGTCTTGGAAGCTGGGTTTCAACTGATCGACGCGGTAGCCCGGGTTTCTGAGGGACTCTGCATCACGGAGCTGGCCCGTGTGACGGACCTACCGAAAACAACCGCGCACCGGCTGGCTCGACAGTTGGTCGAGGTCGGCGCGCTGGAGCGGATCGGCGACCGTTACGTCGTCGGAGACAGCGTGTTGCGGTGGGGCAAAGTCCGGCCCAGCGGCGGCCGACTGTATACGGCCGCGTATCTGCCGGTGCGGCGGCTGGGGCAGCTCAGCGGCGCATTGACCGGCGTGATCGAGGATTCGCCCGACGGCCCGAACGTGGTGGTGCACTACTCGCGTGATGGAGTCCCCTTCACCGTCGATCCGTCGTCGACGCAATGGCACCACACCGCCGTCGCTCGGCTTTTCGCCCTCGGCATCGGCAAAAGCGGCATGGTGGCCTACGATCGCGGCGACGTGATGCCGGGGCTGAGTTGCGTAGCAGTGAGCCTGCGCCTGAAGGACCACATTCCCGCAGCTGTGGCGGCGCTGTACTTCCGGCCGGACCTGCCGCCCGCAGCCGCGTCCATGGCTATCGCCACGGCACGAACCATCCAGCGCAACTGGGCGCTGCCCCACTCGGCCAGCGCCTAG
- a CDS encoding PPE family protein, whose product MTTPIWMALPPEVHSTLLSSGVGAGTLLAAADAWTALSSEYTTAAAELTTILGAVQAGTWEGQGATRYLAAHVPYLTWLMQAGANSASAAAQLQTAAGSYTAALAAMPTVAELAANRATLGVLVATNFFGVNAIPIAVTEADYIRMWLQAATTMSVYQAVSAATVASTPQTAPAPSVLEPGVGEAGSAAFTDPIEEWLSWSEHFSSMYRMLKQVLADPLGTLIQVIMDFAADPAAAVTTWMPLFYLFAYAATFGVMGTPIYAAIMAPAAGSSAIPIALGLSGLAYLAQVPPALELPPVVTPQNLPAAVMVPTPPASALSTPPAPAPAPASTATAPAPPVPNPPPATGAPPLYYAVAGGGPGVGFGPPMQQRAAEASRRSRSASEAVDAAAVAASGRKSRTRRRRGAEVKARGYRYEFITMDDETPAAPVPVHQMRVSASGSVTIGSTGATAKSGLADPAGLTTLAEDAFGNGATTPMMPGSWTSQSTREEGNGSQHAAEGPG is encoded by the coding sequence ATGACCACACCCATTTGGATGGCGTTGCCCCCTGAGGTGCACTCCACCCTGCTCAGCAGCGGGGTGGGTGCCGGGACACTGCTGGCAGCTGCCGATGCCTGGACCGCACTGAGCAGCGAATACACCACGGCTGCAGCCGAACTCACGACAATTCTGGGCGCCGTGCAGGCCGGGACGTGGGAGGGCCAGGGCGCGACGCGCTACCTTGCCGCACATGTGCCCTACCTGACCTGGCTGATGCAGGCCGGTGCGAACAGCGCCAGTGCGGCCGCCCAGCTCCAGACTGCGGCCGGCTCCTACACCGCGGCTCTGGCAGCCATGCCGACCGTGGCCGAGCTGGCCGCCAACCGCGCGACGTTGGGCGTCTTGGTGGCGACAAACTTCTTCGGTGTCAACGCGATCCCGATCGCGGTCACCGAGGCGGACTACATCCGGATGTGGCTGCAGGCCGCGACGACCATGAGCGTGTATCAGGCCGTCTCCGCAGCGACCGTGGCATCAACACCGCAGACGGCGCCGGCACCGTCTGTCCTCGAGCCGGGTGTCGGTGAGGCGGGGTCCGCCGCCTTCACCGACCCCATCGAGGAATGGCTGTCGTGGTCCGAGCACTTCAGCAGCATGTACCGCATGCTCAAACAGGTACTTGCCGATCCGCTCGGCACCCTGATTCAGGTCATCATGGATTTTGCGGCCGACCCGGCGGCGGCCGTCACCACCTGGATGCCGTTGTTCTACCTCTTCGCCTACGCGGCAACCTTCGGCGTGATGGGAACGCCGATCTACGCCGCCATCATGGCGCCGGCAGCAGGATCGTCGGCGATCCCGATCGCATTGGGATTGTCCGGGCTCGCCTACCTGGCCCAGGTACCCCCCGCCTTGGAGCTACCGCCCGTGGTCACGCCCCAGAATCTGCCGGCTGCGGTCATGGTTCCGACTCCCCCGGCGTCTGCGCTGTCCACTCCTCCCGCTCCGGCTCCGGCGCCCGCAAGCACGGCCACCGCGCCGGCACCGCCGGTGCCGAATCCGCCTCCGGCTACCGGCGCCCCACCGCTGTACTACGCGGTTGCCGGCGGCGGCCCCGGCGTGGGCTTCGGCCCACCGATGCAGCAGCGGGCCGCGGAGGCGTCACGCCGTTCGAGGAGCGCGAGTGAAGCCGTAGACGCAGCGGCAGTGGCTGCGTCCGGCAGAAAATCCAGGACTCGCAGACGCCGCGGCGCCGAGGTCAAAGCCCGTGGCTATCGCTACGAGTTCATCACCATGGACGACGAGACGCCCGCTGCGCCTGTCCCGGTGCACCAGATGCGGGTCAGCGCATCGGGCAGCGTGACGATCGGATCGACCGGGGCTACGGCGAAGTCTGGACTGGCGGACCCGGCCGGACTCACTACGCTGGCGGAAGATGCATTCGGCAACGGGGCCACCACCCCGATGATGCCGGGAAGCTGGACCAGCCAAAGCACCCGCGAAGAAGGGAACGGATCACAGCATGCCGCTGAAGGCCCCGGTTGA
- the argH gene encoding argininosuccinate lyase has protein sequence MSTNEGSLWGGRFAEGPSDALAALSKSTHFDWVLAPYDVTASKAHAKVLHGAGLLTDEQRDGLLAGLDSLGEDVADGSFGPLVTDEDVHGALERGLIDRVGADLGGRLRAGRSRNDQVATLFRMWLRDAVRRVAAGVLDVVGALAHQAAAHPSAIMPGKTHLQSAQPVLLAHHLLAHAHPLLRDVDRIIDFDARAAVSPYGSGALAGSSLGLNPDAIAAELGFTAAADNSIDATAARDFAAEAAFVFAMIAVDLSRLAEDIILWSSTEFGYAVLHDSWSTGSSIMPQKKNPDIAELARGKSGRLIGNLTGLLATLKGQPLAYNRDLQEDKEPVFDSAAQLELLLPAMAGLVGTLRFDTERMAALAPAGYTLATDIAEWLVRQGVPFRIAHEAAGAAVKVAEQRGVGLDELTDDELAAISPDLTPQVREVLTVEGSVASRDARGGTAPDRVADQLAGLAERTVRQRRWVNS, from the coding sequence ATGAGCACCAACGAGGGATCACTGTGGGGCGGACGGTTCGCCGAAGGCCCTTCCGACGCGTTGGCGGCGCTGAGCAAATCCACCCACTTCGACTGGGTGCTGGCTCCTTACGACGTGACCGCGTCCAAGGCGCACGCGAAGGTGCTGCACGGCGCCGGGCTGCTCACCGACGAGCAGCGTGACGGGCTGCTGGCCGGCCTGGACAGCCTCGGCGAAGACGTCGCCGACGGCAGCTTCGGACCGCTGGTCACCGACGAAGACGTGCACGGCGCGCTGGAGCGCGGCCTGATCGACCGGGTCGGCGCGGATCTGGGCGGCCGGCTGCGCGCCGGGCGATCGCGAAACGACCAGGTGGCCACGCTGTTTCGGATGTGGCTGCGCGACGCGGTCCGTCGCGTCGCCGCCGGGGTGCTCGACGTGGTCGGCGCGCTGGCACACCAGGCCGCTGCCCACCCGAGCGCGATCATGCCGGGAAAGACGCACCTACAGTCCGCGCAACCGGTGCTGCTGGCCCATCACCTGCTGGCCCACGCCCACCCGCTGCTGCGCGACGTGGACCGGATCATCGACTTCGACGCCCGCGCCGCGGTCTCGCCGTACGGGTCCGGCGCGCTGGCCGGGTCGTCACTGGGCCTCAACCCGGACGCTATTGCCGCCGAACTCGGCTTCACCGCGGCCGCGGACAACTCGATCGACGCCACCGCCGCACGCGACTTCGCCGCCGAGGCCGCATTCGTGTTCGCGATGATCGCCGTCGACCTGTCTCGGCTGGCCGAAGACATCATCCTGTGGAGTTCAACGGAATTCGGCTACGCCGTCCTGCACGACTCCTGGTCGACCGGCAGCTCGATCATGCCGCAGAAGAAAAACCCCGACATCGCCGAGCTGGCCCGCGGCAAGTCCGGCCGGCTGATCGGCAACCTGACCGGCCTGCTGGCAACGCTCAAAGGCCAGCCGCTGGCCTACAACCGGGACCTGCAGGAGGACAAGGAGCCGGTGTTCGACTCGGCGGCGCAGCTCGAGCTGCTGCTACCAGCGATGGCCGGACTGGTCGGCACCTTGCGCTTCGACACCGAGCGGATGGCCGCGCTGGCACCGGCCGGCTACACCCTGGCCACCGATATCGCCGAATGGCTGGTGCGCCAAGGTGTTCCGTTCCGCATCGCACACGAGGCAGCCGGTGCGGCGGTCAAGGTAGCCGAGCAGCGTGGGGTCGGTCTGGATGAGCTGACCGACGACGAACTGGCCGCCATCAGCCCGGACCTCACCCCGCAAGTGCGCGAGGTGCTCACCGTCGAAGGCTCGGTGGCATCCCGCGACGCCCGTGGCGGGACCGCGCCGGACCGGGTTGCCGATCAGCTTGCCGGCCTTGCTGAACGCACCGTGCGGCAACGGCGCTGGGTGAACAGCTAG
- a CDS encoding M15 family metallopeptidase: MAAIALCGLLPQCTGGAPPAPTSAAPSPRNVAPEPATVTGVTAAELGPTWHPGCPVTPAQLRRVTLTHLGFDDRPHRGELIVNQELVSQVIEVFERLYRLEFPIERMQPVAHYRGGDDELSMEDNNTSAFNCRRIPGSGNWALHAYGRAIDVNPLLNPSVDHGKFEPRNAKVYLDRRRIEPGLLHAGDAAVRVFTDAGWRWGGNWKSPVDYQHFERR, from the coding sequence ATGGCGGCGATCGCGCTCTGCGGGCTGCTGCCGCAGTGCACCGGTGGCGCACCGCCGGCACCCACATCGGCAGCACCCTCGCCGCGGAATGTCGCTCCCGAACCCGCCACCGTCACCGGCGTCACCGCCGCCGAACTCGGCCCGACCTGGCACCCCGGCTGCCCGGTTACCCCCGCGCAGCTGCGGCGCGTCACGCTGACCCACCTCGGCTTCGACGACCGGCCGCACCGCGGCGAACTGATCGTGAACCAGGAGCTGGTTTCGCAGGTCATCGAGGTATTCGAGCGGCTCTACCGGCTGGAGTTCCCGATCGAGCGGATGCAACCGGTGGCGCACTACCGGGGCGGCGACGACGAGCTGTCGATGGAGGACAACAACACCTCGGCGTTCAACTGCCGGCGCATCCCGGGCTCCGGCAACTGGGCGCTACACGCCTATGGCCGTGCCATCGACGTCAACCCGCTGCTGAATCCGTCGGTCGACCACGGAAAATTCGAGCCGCGCAACGCGAAGGTGTACCTGGACCGCCGTCGGATCGAGCCGGGCCTGCTGCATGCCGGTGACGCCGCGGTCCGCGTCTTCACCGACGCCGGGTGGCGTTGGGGCGGCAACTGGAAGTCGCCGGTGGATTATCAGCACTTCGAGCGGCGCTGA
- the argF gene encoding ornithine carbamoyltransferase, with protein sequence MIRHFLRDDDVTPAEQAEILSLAAELKAQPFSHRPLEGPRGVAVIFDKNSTRTRFSFEIGIAQLGGHAVVVDGRSTQLGRDETLEDTGRVLSRYVDAIVWRTFAQDRLTAMASTATVPIVNALSDEFHPCQVLADLQTIAERKGGLKGLRLTYLGDGANNMAHSLMLGGVTAGVHVTVAAPEGFTPDPVVVAAAQQRAADTGASVTLTVDPAKAAAGADVLVTDTWTSMGQEDDGLDRVAPFRPFQINDELVALADPEVTVLHCLPAHRGDEITDSVIDGPRSAVWDEAENRLHAQKALLVWLLERSR encoded by the coding sequence ATGATCCGCCATTTCCTGCGCGACGACGACGTCACCCCGGCCGAGCAGGCCGAGATCCTTTCCCTGGCAGCGGAACTGAAAGCGCAGCCGTTCAGCCACCGGCCACTGGAAGGCCCTCGCGGGGTCGCGGTGATCTTCGACAAGAACTCCACCCGCACCCGGTTCTCCTTCGAGATCGGCATCGCCCAACTCGGTGGCCACGCCGTCGTCGTCGACGGCCGGTCCACCCAACTGGGCCGCGACGAAACCTTGGAAGACACCGGACGGGTGTTGTCGCGCTACGTCGACGCCATCGTGTGGCGCACGTTCGCCCAGGACCGGCTGACTGCGATGGCCTCGACCGCCACGGTGCCGATCGTCAACGCGCTCTCCGATGAGTTCCACCCCTGTCAGGTGCTGGCCGACCTGCAGACCATCGCCGAACGCAAGGGCGGGCTCAAAGGTCTGCGGCTGACGTATCTCGGTGACGGCGCCAACAACATGGCGCACTCGCTGATGCTCGGCGGCGTCACCGCCGGAGTGCACGTCACGGTCGCCGCCCCGGAGGGCTTCACGCCCGATCCCGTCGTCGTCGCCGCCGCGCAGCAGCGCGCCGCGGACACCGGGGCCTCGGTCACGCTCACCGTGGACCCGGCCAAGGCCGCCGCGGGCGCCGATGTACTGGTCACCGACACCTGGACCTCGATGGGCCAGGAGGACGACGGTCTGGACCGGGTGGCGCCGTTTCGGCCGTTCCAGATCAACGACGAACTCGTCGCGCTGGCCGACCCGGAAGTCACGGTGCTGCACTGTCTTCCGGCGCACCGCGGCGACGAGATCACCGACTCGGTGATCGACGGGCCGCGCAGCGCGGTGTGGGACGAAGCCGAGAACCGTCTGCACGCGCAGAAGGCGCTGTTGGTGTGGTTGTTGGAACGGTCACGATGA
- a CDS encoding argininosuccinate synthase — MSERVILAYSGGLDTSVAISWIGKETGREVVAVAIDLGQGGEDMEVVRQRALDCGAVEAVVVDARNEFADEYCLPTIKANALYMDRYPLVSAISRPLIVKHLVEAARSHGGTIVAHGCTGKGNDQVRFEVGFASLAPELNVIAPVRDYAWTREKAIAFAEQNDIPINVTKRSPFSVDQNVWGRAVETGFLEDLWNAPTKDVYDYTEDPTVNFNAPDELIISFDKGRPVAIDGRPLSVLQIIQELNARAGAQGVGRLDVVEDRLVGIKSREIYEAPGAMVLITAHTELEHVTLERELGRYKRGVDRKWGELTYDGLWFSPLKRSLEVFVEDTQQHVSGDIRLVLHGGSIIVNGRRSAESLYDFNLATYDEGDTFDQTAARGFVQIHGLSSKISARRDLG, encoded by the coding sequence ATGTCCGAACGCGTCATCCTGGCGTATTCCGGCGGCCTGGACACTTCGGTGGCGATCAGCTGGATCGGCAAGGAGACCGGCCGCGAAGTGGTCGCCGTCGCCATCGACCTCGGCCAGGGCGGCGAGGACATGGAGGTGGTGCGCCAGCGTGCCCTGGACTGCGGTGCGGTGGAAGCCGTCGTGGTCGACGCCCGCAACGAGTTCGCCGACGAGTACTGCCTGCCGACCATCAAGGCCAACGCGCTCTACATGGACCGCTACCCGCTGGTCTCGGCCATCAGCCGCCCGCTGATCGTCAAGCACCTGGTGGAAGCCGCGCGGAGCCACGGCGGCACCATCGTCGCGCACGGCTGCACCGGCAAGGGCAACGACCAGGTCCGCTTCGAGGTCGGCTTCGCCTCGCTGGCGCCCGAACTGAACGTCATCGCCCCGGTCCGCGACTACGCCTGGACCCGGGAGAAGGCCATCGCGTTCGCCGAGCAGAACGACATCCCGATCAACGTCACCAAGCGCTCGCCGTTCTCCGTCGACCAGAACGTGTGGGGCCGCGCGGTGGAGACCGGGTTTCTGGAGGACCTGTGGAACGCCCCCACCAAGGACGTCTACGACTACACCGAGGACCCGACGGTCAACTTCAACGCCCCCGACGAGCTGATCATCAGCTTCGACAAGGGCCGTCCGGTGGCCATCGACGGTCGCCCGCTCAGCGTGCTGCAGATCATCCAGGAGCTCAACGCCCGTGCCGGCGCGCAGGGTGTGGGACGCCTGGACGTGGTCGAGGACCGGCTGGTGGGCATCAAGAGCCGCGAGATCTACGAGGCGCCCGGCGCGATGGTGCTGATCACCGCGCACACCGAGCTGGAGCACGTCACCCTGGAGCGCGAGCTGGGCCGCTACAAGCGCGGTGTGGACCGCAAGTGGGGCGAGCTCACCTATGACGGCCTGTGGTTCAGCCCGCTCAAGCGGTCCCTAGAGGTGTTCGTCGAGGACACCCAGCAGCACGTGTCGGGTGACATCCGGCTGGTGCTGCACGGCGGCAGCATCATCGTCAACGGCCGGCGCAGCGCGGAGTCGCTGTACGACTTCAACCTGGCCACCTACGACGAGGGCGACACCTTCGACCAGACCGCGGCTCGCGGCTTCGTCCAGATCCACGGGTTGAGCTCCAAGATCTCCGCCCGCCGGGACCTGGGGTGA
- a CDS encoding siderophore-interacting protein, whose amino-acid sequence MAPLLDSLPLVSTLRDALFLSATVGEIEQLTPTMRRIRFTGPRLRGLTWTPGQHVRLQVAGLLDSVLRLHPHDALRSYSIYDADPDAGTLDIVMCQHGYDQDAVTPARRWATGAALGDHVDFTRPQGNFVVHRDAAYHVFVGEETASVAFAAMLRSLRPDAEVYGVIEAATEADHLPLTRPVTHVERGDASAANSAVLADALRALDLPDHPGVAYLAGEARTIQTLRKILITERGWDRRRIRTKPFWTPGRTGME is encoded by the coding sequence GTGGCACCGCTCCTCGACTCGTTACCGCTCGTCAGCACCCTGCGCGACGCCCTGTTTCTGTCCGCAACCGTCGGGGAGATCGAACAGCTGACGCCGACGATGCGCCGCATCCGTTTCACCGGTCCGCGCCTGCGGGGCCTGACCTGGACACCGGGCCAGCATGTCCGTCTGCAGGTCGCCGGTCTACTCGATTCCGTGCTGCGGCTGCATCCCCACGACGCACTGCGCAGCTATTCCATCTACGACGCGGATCCCGACGCCGGAACGCTCGACATCGTGATGTGCCAACACGGCTACGACCAAGACGCCGTGACGCCTGCCCGGCGATGGGCGACGGGAGCGGCCCTCGGGGACCACGTCGATTTCACCCGGCCGCAGGGCAACTTCGTCGTACACCGCGACGCTGCCTACCACGTGTTCGTCGGGGAGGAGACGGCGTCGGTCGCGTTCGCCGCAATGCTGCGGTCGCTGCGGCCCGACGCGGAGGTCTACGGCGTCATCGAGGCGGCCACCGAGGCCGACCACCTTCCCCTCACCCGGCCGGTGACCCACGTCGAGCGCGGCGACGCCTCGGCCGCGAACTCCGCCGTCCTCGCTGACGCCCTGCGCGCCCTCGACCTGCCCGACCATCCCGGCGTCGCTTACCTCGCCGGTGAGGCCCGCACCATCCAGACTCTGCGAAAAATCCTGATCACCGAACGTGGCTGGGATCGACGCCGCATCCGTACCAAACCTTTCTGGACGCCCGGCCGTACCGGCATGGAGTGA
- a CDS encoding arginine repressor → MSRAESTVTRVGRQARIVEVLSSASVRSQTELASILAADGIEVTQATLSRDLEELGAVKLRGVDGGAGVYVVPEDGSPVRAVSGGTDRLCRLLGELLVSTDATGNLAVLRTPPGAADYLASAIDRAALPYVVGTIAGDDTIFVAAREPMTGAELAATLNDLQ, encoded by the coding sequence ATGAGCCGAGCCGAGAGCACCGTCACGCGAGTGGGCCGCCAGGCCCGCATCGTCGAGGTGCTGTCCTCGGCGTCGGTGCGCAGCCAGACGGAGCTGGCCTCGATCCTGGCCGCGGACGGCATCGAGGTCACCCAGGCCACCCTGTCGCGGGACCTCGAAGAGCTGGGCGCGGTGAAGCTGCGCGGCGTCGACGGGGGAGCCGGGGTGTACGTGGTGCCCGAGGACGGCAGCCCGGTGCGCGCAGTGTCCGGCGGCACCGATCGGCTGTGCCGGCTGCTGGGCGAGCTGCTGGTGTCCACCGATGCCACCGGAAACCTCGCGGTGCTGCGCACCCCGCCCGGGGCGGCGGACTACCTGGCCAGTGCCATTGATCGGGCCGCGCTACCGTACGTCGTCGGCACCATCGCCGGGGATGACACCATCTTCGTGGCGGCCCGTGAGCCGATGACCGGCGCCGAACTCGCCGCCACCCTCAACGACCTGCAATAA
- a CDS encoding acetylornithine transaminase produces the protein MTLQDRWQAVMMNNYGTPPLALVSGEGAVVTDEAGKSYVDLLGGIAVNVLGHRHPAVIEAVTTQLNTLGHTSNLYATEPGIALAEGLVDHLGAPARVFFCNSGTEANEVAFKMTRLTGKTKIVAAQGAFHGRTMGSLALTGQPDKQKPFEPLPGDVTHVPYGDTKALAAAVDSSTAAVFLEPIMGEGGVVTPPAGYLAEARGITAAHGALLVLDEVQTGIGRTGAFYAHQHDGITPDIITLAKGLGGGLPIGACLAVGAAGDLLTPGLHGSTFGGNPVCTAAALAVLRTLADDDLITRAGTLGKTLSHGIEELGHPLVDHVRGKGLLQGVVLTAPKAKAVELAAREAGFLVNAAAAGVVRLAPPLIVTEEQIGSFITALPGILDTAKEAAQ, from the coding sequence GTGACCCTCCAAGATCGCTGGCAAGCGGTGATGATGAACAACTACGGCACCCCGCCGCTGGCACTGGTCAGCGGCGAGGGCGCAGTGGTGACCGACGAGGCCGGGAAGAGCTACGTCGATCTGCTCGGCGGCATCGCGGTCAACGTGCTCGGCCATCGGCACCCGGCGGTGATCGAGGCCGTCACCACCCAGCTGAACACGTTGGGCCACACCTCCAACCTGTACGCGACCGAGCCGGGCATCGCGCTGGCCGAGGGCCTGGTCGATCATCTCGGCGCGCCGGCGCGGGTGTTCTTCTGCAACTCCGGGACCGAGGCCAACGAAGTCGCCTTCAAGATGACCCGGCTCACCGGCAAGACGAAGATCGTTGCCGCCCAGGGCGCCTTCCACGGCCGGACCATGGGGTCGCTGGCGCTGACCGGACAGCCCGACAAGCAGAAGCCGTTCGAGCCCCTGCCCGGCGACGTCACCCACGTCCCCTACGGCGACACCAAAGCACTTGCGGCGGCGGTCGATTCGAGTACCGCTGCCGTCTTCTTGGAGCCGATCATGGGGGAGGGCGGTGTCGTCACCCCGCCCGCCGGCTACCTGGCCGAAGCTCGCGGTATCACCGCAGCCCACGGCGCACTGCTGGTCCTCGACGAAGTCCAGACCGGGATCGGGCGCACCGGCGCCTTCTACGCCCACCAGCATGACGGCATCACCCCGGACATCATCACGCTGGCCAAGGGCTTGGGCGGTGGGCTGCCGATCGGCGCCTGCCTGGCGGTCGGCGCGGCCGGCGACCTGTTGACTCCGGGCCTGCACGGCAGCACTTTCGGCGGCAACCCGGTGTGCACCGCGGCCGCGCTGGCGGTGCTGCGGACGCTGGCCGACGACGACCTGATCACCCGGGCTGGCACGCTCGGCAAGACGCTGAGCCACGGCATCGAGGAACTGGGCCATCCGCTGGTCGACCACGTCCGCGGCAAGGGTCTGCTGCAGGGCGTGGTGCTGACCGCGCCGAAGGCCAAAGCCGTCGAACTGGCCGCTCGGGAGGCCGGCTTCCTGGTCAACGCCGCCGCGGCGGGCGTGGTCCGGTTGGCGCCGCCGTTGATCGTCACCGAAGAGCAGATCGGCAGCTTCATCACCGCCCTGCCGGGCATCCTCGACACCGCGAAGGAGGCTGCACAATGA